The DNA window GCCGGCACAGCTCCTTGAAGTCCGTCGGCAGCGCCACGCCCAGCTCGGCCTCTACCTGATCCCAGCCGGCGCCATTCTCAGACTTGTGGCGCCATCCGGTCACGTCGATGATCCGGTCGATCCACGTCGGTTGGTCATTCACGGCCGGCAAAGTAACAGCACAGGCGGACATCTCCTCGCCTGGTCGTCACCCGCCCCGTCCGGGCTGGCAGCGTTGAACCCGTCGGCCCAGCCCTTCACAAAGCAGGGTGGAGTCTTCGGCGCGGGCTATGCGCCTGGCAGCTCAACCCGGATCGTCGTCGGGCCGCCGGGTGGGCTATGCAGGTCAAACTGTCCGTCCAGTGCGGTGACCCTGCGGGCGAGCCCCTGCAGGCCGCTGCCGTGCAGGTCGGCGCCGCCGGTACCGTCGTCGCGTATGCACATCTCGATTCTTGCGTCCCGCGTCTCGATCTCGATGGTGATCAGGGTGGCTCGGGCGTGTTTGATGGTGTTGGTGATCGCTTCGCAGGCGACGAAGTAGAGCACGGTTTCGATCGGTCGGGCAGGCCGGACGGGCACGTCGTAGCTGATTTTGACGGGCGTCGCCGATCGTTGCGCCACCATCCCCAGCACCTCGTCCAGGGTGGTGTGGTCGAGTGCGGAGGGGTAAACCCGCCAGGCAACGTCCCGCAGCTGGTCGATGGCCCGTTGAACGTCCTCGTGCGCCTGCACGAGAAGTGCGCGCGCCTTGTCGGGGTCGCGGCTGCGGCGCGCCCGCCCGAGCAGCATGCCGAGTGCGACGAGGTGTTGCTGTAGCCCGTCGTGAAGGTCGCGTTCGATGCGCTGGCGTTCGGCGTCGACTGCGGCGAGGACACCGGCTCGGCTGACGGTCAGTTCGCTGATCCGCTGTTGCAGCGCCTCGCGGGTGTTGGATTCGAGCAGGCTGCGGGCCAGCCACCGATCCAGCGTGGCGACGCTGGCTGTCGCTTGCAGGTTCACCAGCAGCAGGGCCGCCCCGATGAGCCCCTGCAGCAGGAAATTGGCTGTGGTCATGGTGCCCGCCACGAAGGAGCGCACCACGATGGCGGCGAGTACGGCGCCGAGCACGAGCAGGCCGGCGGTGAGCAGGCCGAGCGCCGCCGGCAGCAGGCGGGCGGCAAGGTAGCCGAGCACGCGTGGTCCGCTCGCCCGGACCGGTGGCGGGGGTGGTTTCGAGGCGATGACCGCCAGGCGGTGCCGCTCCCAGTCGGTGATCCGTTGGGCGTACCGGACGGTGGCGGTGCCGATGCGGCGGCGGGCCGCCGGCGCCGGCGAGACCGCGACCACGACGAGCCCGGCAAGGAGCAGGAACAGCACCTCGGCCGCAGCGGTGAGGACGCCGACCGCCACGCCCCCCACCGGCCGGCTCCACCGGGCCACGGCGCCGATCCACGACAGCCGACCGTGCGCGGCGCACTCTGCCATCAGGCCGTCCCTCCATAGCTCATGACGTCTCGGATCCATGTCGTCTCGGATCGGTGGCGGCCGGTCACGAGCACCCCGTGCCCGGCCGCCACCCAACCTAGCTACCGGTCCGCGGTAGCCATGATGACCTGCGTGTCGGCGTCAGTGTCAGGCCGTGTGACATCGGTCCTGCGACGGGGTGCGAGGAATCGCGGGGCCCACCAGTTCGCTTCGCCGAGCAGTCGCATGAGGGACGGCAGGACGACCGCGCGGATGACGGTGGCGTCGATCAAGATCGCGGCGGCGAGCCCCACGCCGAGTTGTTTGAACTCGACGATCGACAGGGTGGCGAAGATGCAGAACACGGCGACCATGATGATCGCGGCGCTGCTGACCGTGGACGCTGACGAGACGATGCCCTGCTCGATCGCCTGCGGGGTTGGTACGCCCCGCTGGACCGCCTCGCGGATGCGGCTCACGACGAACACGTGGTAGTCCATCGAGAGCCCGAACAGGATGACGAACAGCATCAACGGTAGCCAGGACACGACCGCGCCGTTGGAGGTGAACCCGAGCACGTCCTCCGCCCAGGTGTGCTGGAACACCAGCACCAGCAGTCCGTACGAGGCAGCCACGGAGATCGTGTTGAGCAGGATCGAGGTCAACGCCACCACCACCGACCGGAACGTGACGAGCATGATCAAGAACGTCATGGCGAGTACGAATGCGACAACCGGTGGCAGCGCCGCCGCCATGCGGTCGCGGAAGTCGGCATCGCTGGCGGTACGGCCGGCCACCGCCCACTCCGTGTCCGCCACGGTGCCGACCGTCTGCGGCAGCAACTCGGTGCGCAGCCGGCGCAGTGACTGCGTCGCCACGTGGCTGTCGCTGGCGTCGGCTACGCGGACGGTGACCAGGAAGACGGTGCCGTCGGCGGACCTGCGCACGGTCGGGGGGCGGTCCTGGGCGAACTGGCTGTCTCCCTTGATCCGGGTGGAGAGCTGGGCGAGTTCTCGCTCTACCGCCGGTCCGCCGGCGGCGTTGGTGCGGATCGCAATGACGTGGCTGGTGCCGAGGTCGTTGCTCGGGAACGCCTGCGCCAGGCGGTCGTAGGTGCGCAGGATCGGGATCGAGCGGGGCAGGTCGGTGGAGGTCGGCTTTTTGAGGTTCATGACCAGTGCCGGGATGGCGACGATGAGCAGCACTCCGACAGAGATCATGAACGTCGCCAGCGGCGCGCGCAGCGCTAGCCGCAGGACCGCCGCCCAGAGGCGGCTGCGGTCCGCCCTCTGGATTCGCCGGCCGAGGAAGGGCACTCGTGGCCGGTCCACCCACCGCCCGAGGACGACCAGGATCGCGGGTAGGACCGTGAGGGATCCAACCATCGCCACCCCGACGACCAGGATCGAGCCGGTCGCCATCGAGCTGAACGTGTTGTCGCCGACCAGGAACAAACTGGCCATGGCGACCATGACGGCGACGCCGGAGACCAGTACCGCGTGCCCCGAGGTGCCGGCCGCGATCTCGACC is part of the Micromonospora cremea genome and encodes:
- a CDS encoding sensor histidine kinase, with product MAECAAHGRLSWIGAVARWSRPVGGVAVGVLTAAAEVLFLLLAGLVVVAVSPAPAARRRIGTATVRYAQRITDWERHRLAVIASKPPPPPVRASGPRVLGYLAARLLPAALGLLTAGLLVLGAVLAAIVVRSFVAGTMTTANFLLQGLIGAALLLVNLQATASVATLDRWLARSLLESNTREALQQRISELTVSRAGVLAAVDAERQRIERDLHDGLQQHLVALGMLLGRARRSRDPDKARALLVQAHEDVQRAIDQLRDVAWRVYPSALDHTTLDEVLGMVAQRSATPVKISYDVPVRPARPIETVLYFVACEAITNTIKHARATLITIEIETRDARIEMCIRDDGTGGADLHGSGLQGLARRVTALDGQFDLHSPPGGPTTIRVELPGA
- a CDS encoding MMPL family transporter — its product is MTPGVEGPAPAGRRRRYPVRAPFTTRVGRWSSNHPWLAITAWLCFVVASVVGGSLVGTVKATTQDSLHGELARADRIEQAAAFPDSPAAESVLITARTGDLDLQRAQAVAIDLSARMRVLPEVAKVADPVTSPNRKAVLVEVEMTGSANDADARVGPLLEATTQAQQRYPDLWVEQVGSGSLAKALTETLAADFVKAELTSVPVALVILLFSFGALIAAGVPVVLALSAAAGAMGLAQFASHIFPAGEMVSSVILLIGMAVGVDYSLFYLRREREERARGRDHRSAVEIAAGTSGHAVLVSGVAVMVAMASLFLVGDNTFSSMATGSILVVGVAMVGSLTVLPAILVVLGRWVDRPRVPFLGRRIQRADRSRLWAAVLRLALRAPLATFMISVGVLLIVAIPALVMNLKKPTSTDLPRSIPILRTYDRLAQAFPSNDLGTSHVIAIRTNAAGGPAVERELAQLSTRIKGDSQFAQDRPPTVRRSADGTVFLVTVRVADASDSHVATQSLRRLRTELLPQTVGTVADTEWAVAGRTASDADFRDRMAAALPPVVAFVLAMTFLIMLVTFRSVVVALTSILLNTISVAASYGLLVLVFQHTWAEDVLGFTSNGAVVSWLPLMLFVILFGLSMDYHVFVVSRIREAVQRGVPTPQAIEQGIVSSASTVSSAAIIMVAVFCIFATLSIVEFKQLGVGLAAAILIDATVIRAVVLPSLMRLLGEANWWAPRFLAPRRRTDVTRPDTDADTQVIMATADR